CCTTTGAACAAAATGCGGCTGCATCCTGTGATCATCTCTACGGAGATACGTTTAAAATTGAGGGTGACCGTGTTGAAGGTATCGGTAACAACGTGTCACTGGAGTTCGAAAACATGGACTTTACGGCAGAAGGTACATCAAAGCTCGTGATCTACGGTCATTCACCGATTGATAAAAATACGATTCATATTCGCTTCGCAGGTGCAGACGGACAGAGCAACCAGTTGGTTGAGTTTACACAGTCGAGTGGATATGAGGAGCGGGTGTTTGAGCTTGAGCAAGTGACAGGTGTGCAAAAGGTAATCTTTATCTTCTTGCCGGGAAGTCAGTTTGACTTCGACTGGTTCCGTTTCGATAAGTAAGTATGATGGAAGTAAAACCCCTTCAAGCAGGCATCAGTTCATGGAAACGTGGATCTGAATCGCTTGTGTGAAGGGTTTTTCTTGTATGTAGGTGTGAGAGAAAACATCAATGAAACTGCTCTGCTTCAACTGAGAGATCTAAGTGATGACCTATCCGGCTATAAATGTACAATTTAATATTCGTGTCTTGTAATGCAAGCAAACTAATCGTTTTATCCCTATTTCTGCTGATAGATGTCTCCATAGGTTCACTTACTTCATTGACATACATCTTCACATATACCGTGTGGTTGCTGTTGTTTTCAATCGATATGTTGGCATGTGTCCCGTTCGAAGCAACCATTGTGAAGCTGCCGTTGTATGCGGAACGACCTTCATGTTGAGTTGGGGCAATGAGCAGAATAGATGTAGATGTTGGGAAGGAGCGCTCCATTTCATGGGCTAATCCGTTTGACTGCGGTTCGTTCGTTGAAGCTAGAGCCGCTGTATTGGCTGAATGGGTGGATATGAGTACAGATAGAGCCAGTGCTACACCAAGCATTGTTTTTAACGTCATTAAATTAACCCCCTGTTGAATGATAAATCACTAAAATTTTCGTTCCTGTTTATACATTTCTATGATTCTAAACGTTTGGGACAACGAGGGAGTTACAGATAAATGACAAATTAAGCATAATCATGCAACAAAGGATAGTATTGAAACGTTTCATACATGAGGTGATGGAATGAGAAAAAGTATGCTTATCCTATCGTTAGCTTTAATGCTGTTAACTGCCTGTCAGACAAATGATCCAACAACGGATGCTTCCGGGATTACGCAAGCTTTTCCAGAAATTATTGAGCCCCATAATCCAGAGCAAGCGGAGCAGAGCGGGGATGTGGTTGTGCTTCATGGAGGCATGCGGAACGGAGATACGTGGAATACATTTATGAAAAATGTGAAGAAAAAACAGCAGGATCAGGTTCGTGTAACGATGTATACCATTGAAGGTGGGGCTATTATCCAGGAATTGATATACGATGGCTCAGCTATTCAATCGACTTACGATAACTCAAGGGATGCTTATGGCTCCAAACAGGGAGTGAAGACTGACACCTGCAAAGGGATCGTGACGATGAAGAGTGAGGAAGGGAATGTGTTTTACGTGTTAACTGGTTGCGAGAAGCAAGAGAACCCTTTTATGATGCCTAAGTTGTAATGAACCTTCGGGGCCATGGAATATACGATTGGCAATTTCGGTGCAGCTCACTGTGCATTATCCATAAAATGATAGGTTCGGTCTACCTGAACCGGCGATGTTCATGACTCAGGTTATGGAGCTGATCTGTCCATTCCCCAGGTGCGGGTGCTGCCCGGTGTGCTGATGCTTACCTCCAAAGGCGCTGCCGGAATTACCGGTTCCAGGTTCGTGGAGCATATGGGCAAGGCAAAGAATTAATGGCAGTGGCTGTTGTCTTTTGAGCTAATGGGCTTTCATCATAGTTATTCGCACACTCTCCGAATGTGCCACTGACATATACATAGGGCATACACACTATGTGCATCGGCCTAAGGAGAGTGACTATTTTGAAGAATCTGAACAAGAGGACAGCTACCCTCAACAAATTAAGGCTCAGACGTGCTAGATTAAAATACAAAACCAAAATTCCACGAAAACGGAAATATAAGATGATTCGTAAAGTGTGCCGAAGAAAGTACCGCTCCCTGAAGCGTCCAGTAAGATCGCAGAAAATGGCCCGTGACAAAAAAGTCATTGCATTACCGAGAGGGGGAGGCAACAACCAGGTATGTTGTGAGCCTGGCCCACTGCTCACTCCATTGAGACAACATGAGTTGAAGACTGTGATTCTCCCTGGAACGCAAGGTGTTGCAGGTGCCCAAGGCACCGCGGGATCTTACGGCGAGCCGGGGCAACCTGGAGTTCACGGAGCACAGGGTCCCGCAGGCCCTCACGGCGGGCCGGGTCAACAGGGAGTTCCCGGAGCGCAGGGTCTCCCTGGTCCTCAGGGTGAACCGGGTCAACCGGGAGCTCCCGGAGCGCAAGGCCCCGCAGGCCCTCAAGGTGAACGGGGTCAACCGGGGCTCCCCGGAGCACAGGGTCCCGCAGGCCCTCAGGGTGAGCCGGGCCAACCGGGGCTCCCCGGAGCGCAAGGCCCAGCAGGCCCTCAGGGTGAACCGGGCCAACCGGGAACTCCCGGAGCGCAAGGACCAACGGGGCCTCCAGGTGAGCAAGGTCCGCCGGGTACCATACCCGGAATTGAAATCATCCCTACGGCAAACCGTTACTTCTATTTTCCTGACACCGATCTGGATTTGTCGGCCTCAGTTACAATTCCTGCCACAGAATTCACAAATGACGAGGGCGGCAGCATAACCGAATTTGCCGGGGTTGGACTTACTAGTTTCAACAATCTTTATATCAACGGGATCGTCCAACC
The window above is part of the Paenibacillus sp. 1781tsa1 genome. Proteins encoded here:
- a CDS encoding DUF4362 domain-containing protein; protein product: MRKSMLILSLALMLLTACQTNDPTTDASGITQAFPEIIEPHNPEQAEQSGDVVVLHGGMRNGDTWNTFMKNVKKKQQDQVRVTMYTIEGGAIIQELIYDGSAIQSTYDNSRDAYGSKQGVKTDTCKGIVTMKSEEGNVFYVLTGCEKQENPFMMPKL
- a CDS encoding DUF4183 domain-containing protein, which translates into the protein MKNLNKRTATLNKLRLRRARLKYKTKIPRKRKYKMIRKVCRRKYRSLKRPVRSQKMARDKKVIALPRGGGNNQVCCEPGPLLTPLRQHELKTVILPGTQGVAGAQGTAGSYGEPGQPGVHGAQGPAGPHGGPGQQGVPGAQGLPGPQGEPGQPGAPGAQGPAGPQGERGQPGLPGAQGPAGPQGEPGQPGLPGAQGPAGPQGEPGQPGTPGAQGPTGPPGEQGPPGTIPGIEIIPTANRYFYFPDTDLDLSASVTIPATEFTNDEGGSITEFAGVGLTSFNNLYINGIVQPGNSYSVSAERLLFSSQSGVIFAGTPIIIEVIIITTNIING